The Labeo rohita strain BAU-BD-2019 chromosome 19, IGBB_LRoh.1.0, whole genome shotgun sequence genome window below encodes:
- the phactr4a gene encoding phosphatase and actin regulator 4A isoform X6, producing the protein MGQGASTQTLNPNLAYITDDEVDHSTPESDGGPPGAGTPSAKGKGKFPSLGKIFRPWKWRKKKSSDKFKETSEVLERKMSMRKPREELIERGLLKDVPENESNDVNHKAPPVKNGHTAPVPGERRPDAGSEVKAPSSRPQGEEQRNSLAPEPERRNRAPSDVSRNRQPLDVDARTRLPPETDRRSRLESDMERRAGSLPRDRQGQEEGRYRREERDEKASRDRDRRDRKDDREGRGERRDDRDRRDKRPDKEDWHGKGDRDEREKDRRNDREKREEKDWRENRDRKQPRDRKEDHERRDEPERVDERERKEQNERREDRERREERDRREERDRKDERERRDVRRPEPVKQVSDAKPVRPQSEQDRRPILQKSTSDIGQKVRPVSEAIQSSTLPRYTAAEEESRARAVDSSQVPVPVKRSPPIPPKRMTPVTKRHSDDSSANQPEAPPPGPTSVPVPAPVSAPPPAQSDDSRNSNSEALSPPPTHIPPSPPRAHPFPEVPHVDPPSPTTEPPSQPPIPLHIRIQRALNSPGPVQPNPEGSQRAHSLLFELPPDFLTEAPGGGRYSLPVTIEPLRLPEDDDFDIEEELQKLRPAPRPTRQPNLEPRSRRGLVEDPRVSVIPEDAAHGNSDDEESDSDGSIKYRDDDDEEDDDDDEDVPTSGLASRVKRKDTLALKLERQQEKEQSQDQESITWKNKEQWEAIRNKIGTTLTRRLSQRPTAQELEQRNILLAKNEADRRAERSEIKRRLTRKLSQRPTVAELQARKILRFHEYVECTHAQDYDRRADKPWTKLTPADKAAIRKELNEYKSSEMEVHEDSRIYTRFHRP; encoded by the exons TGCTGGAGAGGAAGATGTCGATGAGGAAGCCCAGAGAGGAGCTGATAGAGCGAGGGTTACTGAAGGACGTCCCAGAGAATG AGAGCAATGACGTGAATCACAAAGCTCCTCCAGTGAAGAATGGACACACTGCTCCAGTGCCTGGAGAGCGCAGGCCAGATGCAGGCTCAGAGGTCAAGGCGCCTTCTTCACGGCCACAGGGAGAAGAACAGAGGAACAGCCTCGCACCTGAACCGGAGCGCCGCAACCGAGCGCCCTCCGACGTTAGTCGCAACCGTCAACCACTGGACGTGGATGCTCGGACACGGTTACCACCTGAAACAGACCGACGCAGCCGACTGGAGTCGGACATGGAGAGACGAGCAGGATCGTTACCTAGGGACAGACAAGGACAGGAGGAGGGACGATACCGGCGTGAGGAAAGAGACGAGAAAGCAAGCAGGGACAGAGATCGACGGGATAGGAAAGACGACAGGGAAGGACGAGGCGAACGTAGAGATGACAGAGACAGACGAGACAAGAGACCGGATAAAGAGGACTGGCACGGTAAAGGCGACCGAGATGAGCGTGAGAAAGATAGGAGGAATGATAGAGAAAAGCGGGAGGAGAAAGACTGGAGAGAAAACAGGGATAGGAAACAGCCACGAGACAGGAAAGAGGATCACGAAAGGCGGGATGAGCCGGAGAGAGTAGACGAGCGAGAACGAAAGGAACAGAACGAAAGAAGGGAAGACAGGGAACGAAGAGAGGAACGGGACAGACGTgaggagagagacagaaaagacGAAAGAGAAAGAAGAGATGTCAGGAGGCCAGAACCCGTGAAACAAGTGTCTGATGCGAAACCAGTCAGGCCTCAGTCAGAACAGGACCGGCGGCCCATTCTTCAGAAGAGCACGTCTGATATTGGACAGAAGGTCCGGCCCGTTTCAGAGGCCATCCAGAGCAGCACACTGCCACGATACACAGCCGCAGAGGAAGAATCAAGGGCACGAGCAG TGGATTCCTCTCAAGTCCCGGTCCCAGTTAAGCGATCTCCTCCCATTCCCCCAAAGAGGATGACTCCTGTGACCAAACGCCACTCAGACGACTCTTCGGCCAATCAGCCTGAGGCTCCGCCCCCCGGCCCAACCTCCGTTCCGGTCCCAGCCCCTGTTTCTGCCCCGCCCCCTGCCCAATCAGACGACAGCAGAAACTCAAACTCTGAAGCGCTCTCTCCTCCACCAACCCATATCCCGCCATCCCCTCCTCGCGCACACCCGTTCCCTGAGGTCCCCCACGTGGACCCACCCAGCCCCACTACAGAGCCGCCCTCGCAGCCGCCCATACCTCTGCATATACGCATCCAGAGAGCCTTGAACAGTCCAGGCCCGGTCCAGCCCAACCCGGAAGGATCCCAGCGAGCTCATTCGCTTCTGTTTGAATTGCCACCGGACTTTCTCACTGAAGCCCCAGGAGGGGGGCGATACTCGCTTCCTGTCACTATCGAACCTTTGCGACT GCCTGAGGATGATGATTTTGACATTGAAGAAGAGCTGCAGAAGCTACGGCCCGCCCCTCGGCCCACACGACAGCCCAATCTGGAGCCACGCAGCCGCCGCGGCCTGGTGGAAGACCCGCGGGTCAGTGTCATTCCTGAGGACGCGGCACATGGAAACAGCGATGACGAGGAAAGCGATTCTGATGGATCCATCAAGTAcagagatgatgatgatgaagaggatgatgatgatgacgaggATGTTCCCACAA GTGGTCTTGCGAGCCGCGTGAAGCGTAAGGACACTCTGGCGCTAAAGCTGGAGCGTCAGCAGGAGAAAGAGCAGTCCCAGGACCAGGAGAGCATCACCTGGAAGAACAAAGAGCAGTGGGAAGCTATCCGCAACAAGATCGGCACCACCCTCACaag GAGGTTGAGTCAGAGACCCACAGCACAAGAGCTTGAGCAGAGAAACATCCTACTAG CCAAGAATGAAGCAGACCGACGGGCGGAAAGGAGTGAAATCAAGCGCAGACTGACCAGAAAG TTGTCACAGAGGCCTACAGTAGCTGAGCTGCAGGCCAGAAAAATCCTGCGCTTTCATGAGTATGTGGAGTGCACTCACGCTCAAGACTACGACCGGCGCGCAGACAAACCCTGGACCAAACTCACACCTGCTGACAAG GCGGCCATAAGAAAAGAGCTGAACGAGTATAAGAGCTCAGAAATGGAAGTTCATGAGGACAGCAGGATATACACCAG GTTTCATCGGCCATAA
- the phactr4a gene encoding phosphatase and actin regulator 4A isoform X3: MENRDDEVDHSTPESDGGPPGAGTPSAKGKGKFPSLGKIFRPWKWRKKKSSDKFKETSEVLERKMSMRKPREELIERGLLKDVPENESNDVNHKAPPVKNGHTAPVPGERRPDAGSEVKAPSSRPQGEEQRNSLAPEPERRNRAPSDVSRNRQPLDVDARTRLPPETDRRSRLESDMERRAGSLPRDRQGQEEGRYRREERDEKASRDRDRRDRKDDREGRGERRDDRDRRDKRPDKEDWHGKGDRDEREKDRRNDREKREEKDWRENRDRKQPRDRKEDHERRDEPERVDERERKEQNERREDRERREERDRREERDRKDERERRDVRRPEPVKQVSDAKPVRPQSEQDRRPILQKSTSDIGQKVRPVSEAIQSSTLPRYTAAEEESRARAGSVGVRFIPEPKPAPSTSTKESQPPPKQAILPPKWLMASSSSSTETAPVPSSSSSSASSSSSTSSSSSAPPIAKPPPRTVSLNVDDSFRINPIPPLTTTDREVPPTVPAHSTPPTVPAHSSPPTVPAHSTPPTIPAHSTPSTVPAHSTPPTIPAHSHPPTIPAHSTPPSIPAHSNPPPPTAPKQPPVPPPKPTHHNSNTALQASTLQRNYKASPPQYWTSWRWQAESGVYLSLPTYLSQRGAQLRPVDSSQVPVPVKRSPPIPPKRMTPVTKRHSDDSSANQPEAPPPGPTSVPVPAPVSAPPPAQSDDSRNSNSEALSPPPTHIPPSPPRAHPFPEVPHVDPPSPTTEPPSQPPIPLHIRIQRALNSPGPVQPNPEGSQRAHSLLFELPPDFLTEAPGGGRYSLPVTIEPLRLPEDDDFDIEEELQKLRPAPRPTRQPNLEPRSRRGLVEDPRVSVIPEDAAHGNSDDEESDSDGSIKYRDDDDEEDDDDDEDVPTSGLASRVKRKDTLALKLERQQEKEQSQDQESITWKNKEQWEAIRNKIGTTLTRRLSQRPTAQELEQRNILLAKNEADRRAERSEIKRRLTRKLSQRPTVAELQARKILRFHEYVECTHAQDYDRRADKPWTKLTPADKAAIRKELNEYKSSEMEVHEDSRIYTRFHRP, from the exons TGCTGGAGAGGAAGATGTCGATGAGGAAGCCCAGAGAGGAGCTGATAGAGCGAGGGTTACTGAAGGACGTCCCAGAGAATG AGAGCAATGACGTGAATCACAAAGCTCCTCCAGTGAAGAATGGACACACTGCTCCAGTGCCTGGAGAGCGCAGGCCAGATGCAGGCTCAGAGGTCAAGGCGCCTTCTTCACGGCCACAGGGAGAAGAACAGAGGAACAGCCTCGCACCTGAACCGGAGCGCCGCAACCGAGCGCCCTCCGACGTTAGTCGCAACCGTCAACCACTGGACGTGGATGCTCGGACACGGTTACCACCTGAAACAGACCGACGCAGCCGACTGGAGTCGGACATGGAGAGACGAGCAGGATCGTTACCTAGGGACAGACAAGGACAGGAGGAGGGACGATACCGGCGTGAGGAAAGAGACGAGAAAGCAAGCAGGGACAGAGATCGACGGGATAGGAAAGACGACAGGGAAGGACGAGGCGAACGTAGAGATGACAGAGACAGACGAGACAAGAGACCGGATAAAGAGGACTGGCACGGTAAAGGCGACCGAGATGAGCGTGAGAAAGATAGGAGGAATGATAGAGAAAAGCGGGAGGAGAAAGACTGGAGAGAAAACAGGGATAGGAAACAGCCACGAGACAGGAAAGAGGATCACGAAAGGCGGGATGAGCCGGAGAGAGTAGACGAGCGAGAACGAAAGGAACAGAACGAAAGAAGGGAAGACAGGGAACGAAGAGAGGAACGGGACAGACGTgaggagagagacagaaaagacGAAAGAGAAAGAAGAGATGTCAGGAGGCCAGAACCCGTGAAACAAGTGTCTGATGCGAAACCAGTCAGGCCTCAGTCAGAACAGGACCGGCGGCCCATTCTTCAGAAGAGCACGTCTGATATTGGACAGAAGGTCCGGCCCGTTTCAGAGGCCATCCAGAGCAGCACACTGCCACGATACACAGCCGCAGAGGAAGAATCAAGGGCACGAGCAG GATCAGTGGGTGTGCGGTTTATTCCTGAGCCCAAACCTGCACCAAGTACCTCCACTAAAGAGTCCCAGCCACCCCCTAAACAGGCTATCCTCCCTCCCAAATGGCTGATggcttcttcctcctcctccactgAGACTGCTCCAGTCCCatcctcatcctcctcctctgcatcatcatcgtcatcaaCATCATCCTCATCCTCTGCTCCTCCCATTGCTAAGCCCCCTCCTCGAACTGTGTCTTTAAATGTAGACGACTCCTTCCGCATTAATCCCATTCCTCCCTTAACAACAACAGACCGTGAAGTCCCGCCCACTGTGCCCGCCCACTCCACTCCGCCCACTGTTCCCGCCCACTCTTCCCCTCCTACTGTTCCTGCTCACTCCACTCCTCCCACTATCCCCGCCCACTCTACTCCTTCTACTGTTCCTGCTCACTCCACTCCTCCCACCATCCCCGCCCACTCTCATCCGCCCACTATCCCCGCCCACTCCACCCCTCCCTCTATTCCCGCCCACTCAAACCCTCCACCCCCTACTGCTCCTAAACAGCCACCAGTGCCCCCTCCCAAACCCACCCATCACAACAGCAACACTGCACTGCAAG CTTCAACATTACAAAGAAATTACAAAGCTTCGCCTCCTCAGTACTGGACGAGCTGGAGATGGCAGGCCGAATCTGGAGTCTATCTCTCCCTGCCAACCTACCTCAGCCAAAGGGGCGCTCAGCTCCGCCCAG TGGATTCCTCTCAAGTCCCGGTCCCAGTTAAGCGATCTCCTCCCATTCCCCCAAAGAGGATGACTCCTGTGACCAAACGCCACTCAGACGACTCTTCGGCCAATCAGCCTGAGGCTCCGCCCCCCGGCCCAACCTCCGTTCCGGTCCCAGCCCCTGTTTCTGCCCCGCCCCCTGCCCAATCAGACGACAGCAGAAACTCAAACTCTGAAGCGCTCTCTCCTCCACCAACCCATATCCCGCCATCCCCTCCTCGCGCACACCCGTTCCCTGAGGTCCCCCACGTGGACCCACCCAGCCCCACTACAGAGCCGCCCTCGCAGCCGCCCATACCTCTGCATATACGCATCCAGAGAGCCTTGAACAGTCCAGGCCCGGTCCAGCCCAACCCGGAAGGATCCCAGCGAGCTCATTCGCTTCTGTTTGAATTGCCACCGGACTTTCTCACTGAAGCCCCAGGAGGGGGGCGATACTCGCTTCCTGTCACTATCGAACCTTTGCGACT GCCTGAGGATGATGATTTTGACATTGAAGAAGAGCTGCAGAAGCTACGGCCCGCCCCTCGGCCCACACGACAGCCCAATCTGGAGCCACGCAGCCGCCGCGGCCTGGTGGAAGACCCGCGGGTCAGTGTCATTCCTGAGGACGCGGCACATGGAAACAGCGATGACGAGGAAAGCGATTCTGATGGATCCATCAAGTAcagagatgatgatgatgaagaggatgatgatgatgacgaggATGTTCCCACAA GTGGTCTTGCGAGCCGCGTGAAGCGTAAGGACACTCTGGCGCTAAAGCTGGAGCGTCAGCAGGAGAAAGAGCAGTCCCAGGACCAGGAGAGCATCACCTGGAAGAACAAAGAGCAGTGGGAAGCTATCCGCAACAAGATCGGCACCACCCTCACaag GAGGTTGAGTCAGAGACCCACAGCACAAGAGCTTGAGCAGAGAAACATCCTACTAG CCAAGAATGAAGCAGACCGACGGGCGGAAAGGAGTGAAATCAAGCGCAGACTGACCAGAAAG TTGTCACAGAGGCCTACAGTAGCTGAGCTGCAGGCCAGAAAAATCCTGCGCTTTCATGAGTATGTGGAGTGCACTCACGCTCAAGACTACGACCGGCGCGCAGACAAACCCTGGACCAAACTCACACCTGCTGACAAG GCGGCCATAAGAAAAGAGCTGAACGAGTATAAGAGCTCAGAAATGGAAGTTCATGAGGACAGCAGGATATACACCAG GTTTCATCGGCCATAA
- the phactr4a gene encoding phosphatase and actin regulator 4A isoform X4: MGQGASTQTLNPNLAYITDDEVDHSTPESDGGPPGAGTPSAKGKGKFPSLGKIFRPWKWRKKKSSDKFKETSEVLERKMSMRKPREELIERGLLKDVPENESNDVNHKAPPVKNGHTAPVPGERRPDAGSEVKAPSSRPQGEEQRNSLAPEPERRNRAPSDVSRNRQPLDVDARTRLPPETDRRSRLESDMERRAGSLPRDRQGQEEGRYRREERDEKASRDRDRRDRKDDREGRGERRDDRDRRDKRPDKEDWHGKGDRDEREKDRRNDREKREEKDWRENRDRKQPRDRKEDHERRDEPERVDERERKEQNERREDRERREERDRREERDRKDERERRDVRRPEPVKQVSDAKPVRPQSEQDRRPILQKSTSDIGQKVRPVSEAIQSSTLPRYTAAEEESRARAGSVGVRFIPEPKPAPSTSTKESQPPPKQAILPPKWLMASSSSSTETAPVPSSSSSSASSSSSTSSSSSAPPIAKPPPRTVSLNVDDSFRINPIPPLTTTDREVPPTVPAHSTPPTVPAHSSPPTVPAHSTPPTIPAHSTPSTVPAHSTPPTIPAHSHPPTIPAHSTPPSIPAHSNPPPPTAPKQPPVPPPKPTHHNSNTALQVDSSQVPVPVKRSPPIPPKRMTPVTKRHSDDSSANQPEAPPPGPTSVPVPAPVSAPPPAQSDDSRNSNSEALSPPPTHIPPSPPRAHPFPEVPHVDPPSPTTEPPSQPPIPLHIRIQRALNSPGPVQPNPEGSQRAHSLLFELPPDFLTEAPGGGRYSLPVTIEPLRLPEDDDFDIEEELQKLRPAPRPTRQPNLEPRSRRGLVEDPRVSVIPEDAAHGNSDDEESDSDGSIKYRDDDDEEDDDDDEDVPTSGLASRVKRKDTLALKLERQQEKEQSQDQESITWKNKEQWEAIRNKIGTTLTRRLSQRPTAQELEQRNILLAKNEADRRAERSEIKRRLTRKLSQRPTVAELQARKILRFHEYVECTHAQDYDRRADKPWTKLTPADKAAIRKELNEYKSSEMEVHEDSRIYTRFHRP, from the exons TGCTGGAGAGGAAGATGTCGATGAGGAAGCCCAGAGAGGAGCTGATAGAGCGAGGGTTACTGAAGGACGTCCCAGAGAATG AGAGCAATGACGTGAATCACAAAGCTCCTCCAGTGAAGAATGGACACACTGCTCCAGTGCCTGGAGAGCGCAGGCCAGATGCAGGCTCAGAGGTCAAGGCGCCTTCTTCACGGCCACAGGGAGAAGAACAGAGGAACAGCCTCGCACCTGAACCGGAGCGCCGCAACCGAGCGCCCTCCGACGTTAGTCGCAACCGTCAACCACTGGACGTGGATGCTCGGACACGGTTACCACCTGAAACAGACCGACGCAGCCGACTGGAGTCGGACATGGAGAGACGAGCAGGATCGTTACCTAGGGACAGACAAGGACAGGAGGAGGGACGATACCGGCGTGAGGAAAGAGACGAGAAAGCAAGCAGGGACAGAGATCGACGGGATAGGAAAGACGACAGGGAAGGACGAGGCGAACGTAGAGATGACAGAGACAGACGAGACAAGAGACCGGATAAAGAGGACTGGCACGGTAAAGGCGACCGAGATGAGCGTGAGAAAGATAGGAGGAATGATAGAGAAAAGCGGGAGGAGAAAGACTGGAGAGAAAACAGGGATAGGAAACAGCCACGAGACAGGAAAGAGGATCACGAAAGGCGGGATGAGCCGGAGAGAGTAGACGAGCGAGAACGAAAGGAACAGAACGAAAGAAGGGAAGACAGGGAACGAAGAGAGGAACGGGACAGACGTgaggagagagacagaaaagacGAAAGAGAAAGAAGAGATGTCAGGAGGCCAGAACCCGTGAAACAAGTGTCTGATGCGAAACCAGTCAGGCCTCAGTCAGAACAGGACCGGCGGCCCATTCTTCAGAAGAGCACGTCTGATATTGGACAGAAGGTCCGGCCCGTTTCAGAGGCCATCCAGAGCAGCACACTGCCACGATACACAGCCGCAGAGGAAGAATCAAGGGCACGAGCAG GATCAGTGGGTGTGCGGTTTATTCCTGAGCCCAAACCTGCACCAAGTACCTCCACTAAAGAGTCCCAGCCACCCCCTAAACAGGCTATCCTCCCTCCCAAATGGCTGATggcttcttcctcctcctccactgAGACTGCTCCAGTCCCatcctcatcctcctcctctgcatcatcatcgtcatcaaCATCATCCTCATCCTCTGCTCCTCCCATTGCTAAGCCCCCTCCTCGAACTGTGTCTTTAAATGTAGACGACTCCTTCCGCATTAATCCCATTCCTCCCTTAACAACAACAGACCGTGAAGTCCCGCCCACTGTGCCCGCCCACTCCACTCCGCCCACTGTTCCCGCCCACTCTTCCCCTCCTACTGTTCCTGCTCACTCCACTCCTCCCACTATCCCCGCCCACTCTACTCCTTCTACTGTTCCTGCTCACTCCACTCCTCCCACCATCCCCGCCCACTCTCATCCGCCCACTATCCCCGCCCACTCCACCCCTCCCTCTATTCCCGCCCACTCAAACCCTCCACCCCCTACTGCTCCTAAACAGCCACCAGTGCCCCCTCCCAAACCCACCCATCACAACAGCAACACTGCACTGCAAG TGGATTCCTCTCAAGTCCCGGTCCCAGTTAAGCGATCTCCTCCCATTCCCCCAAAGAGGATGACTCCTGTGACCAAACGCCACTCAGACGACTCTTCGGCCAATCAGCCTGAGGCTCCGCCCCCCGGCCCAACCTCCGTTCCGGTCCCAGCCCCTGTTTCTGCCCCGCCCCCTGCCCAATCAGACGACAGCAGAAACTCAAACTCTGAAGCGCTCTCTCCTCCACCAACCCATATCCCGCCATCCCCTCCTCGCGCACACCCGTTCCCTGAGGTCCCCCACGTGGACCCACCCAGCCCCACTACAGAGCCGCCCTCGCAGCCGCCCATACCTCTGCATATACGCATCCAGAGAGCCTTGAACAGTCCAGGCCCGGTCCAGCCCAACCCGGAAGGATCCCAGCGAGCTCATTCGCTTCTGTTTGAATTGCCACCGGACTTTCTCACTGAAGCCCCAGGAGGGGGGCGATACTCGCTTCCTGTCACTATCGAACCTTTGCGACT GCCTGAGGATGATGATTTTGACATTGAAGAAGAGCTGCAGAAGCTACGGCCCGCCCCTCGGCCCACACGACAGCCCAATCTGGAGCCACGCAGCCGCCGCGGCCTGGTGGAAGACCCGCGGGTCAGTGTCATTCCTGAGGACGCGGCACATGGAAACAGCGATGACGAGGAAAGCGATTCTGATGGATCCATCAAGTAcagagatgatgatgatgaagaggatgatgatgatgacgaggATGTTCCCACAA GTGGTCTTGCGAGCCGCGTGAAGCGTAAGGACACTCTGGCGCTAAAGCTGGAGCGTCAGCAGGAGAAAGAGCAGTCCCAGGACCAGGAGAGCATCACCTGGAAGAACAAAGAGCAGTGGGAAGCTATCCGCAACAAGATCGGCACCACCCTCACaag GAGGTTGAGTCAGAGACCCACAGCACAAGAGCTTGAGCAGAGAAACATCCTACTAG CCAAGAATGAAGCAGACCGACGGGCGGAAAGGAGTGAAATCAAGCGCAGACTGACCAGAAAG TTGTCACAGAGGCCTACAGTAGCTGAGCTGCAGGCCAGAAAAATCCTGCGCTTTCATGAGTATGTGGAGTGCACTCACGCTCAAGACTACGACCGGCGCGCAGACAAACCCTGGACCAAACTCACACCTGCTGACAAG GCGGCCATAAGAAAAGAGCTGAACGAGTATAAGAGCTCAGAAATGGAAGTTCATGAGGACAGCAGGATATACACCAG GTTTCATCGGCCATAA
- the phactr4a gene encoding phosphatase and actin regulator 4A isoform X5 — protein MGQGASTQTLNPNLAYITDDEVDHSTPESDGGPPGAGTPSAKGKGKFPSLGKIFRPWKWRKKKSSDKFKETSEVLERKMSMRKPREELIERGLLKDVPENESNDVNHKAPPVKNGHTAPVPGERRPDAGSEVKAPSSRPQGEEQRNSLAPEPERRNRAPSDVSRNRQPLDVDARTRLPPETDRRSRLESDMERRAGSLPRDRQGQEEGRYRREERDEKASRDRDRRDRKDDREGRGERRDDRDRRDKRPDKEDWHGKGDRDEREKDRRNDREKREEKDWRENRDRKQPRDRKEDHERRDEPERVDERERKEQNERREDRERREERDRREERDRKDERERRDVRRPEPVKQVSDAKPVRPQSEQDRRPILQKSTSDIGQKVRPVSEAIQSSTLPRYTAAEEESRARAASTLQRNYKASPPQYWTSWRWQAESGVYLSLPTYLSQRGAQLRPVDSSQVPVPVKRSPPIPPKRMTPVTKRHSDDSSANQPEAPPPGPTSVPVPAPVSAPPPAQSDDSRNSNSEALSPPPTHIPPSPPRAHPFPEVPHVDPPSPTTEPPSQPPIPLHIRIQRALNSPGPVQPNPEGSQRAHSLLFELPPDFLTEAPGGGRYSLPVTIEPLRLPEDDDFDIEEELQKLRPAPRPTRQPNLEPRSRRGLVEDPRVSVIPEDAAHGNSDDEESDSDGSIKYRDDDDEEDDDDDEDVPTSGLASRVKRKDTLALKLERQQEKEQSQDQESITWKNKEQWEAIRNKIGTTLTRRLSQRPTAQELEQRNILLAKNEADRRAERSEIKRRLTRKLSQRPTVAELQARKILRFHEYVECTHAQDYDRRADKPWTKLTPADKAAIRKELNEYKSSEMEVHEDSRIYTRFHRP, from the exons TGCTGGAGAGGAAGATGTCGATGAGGAAGCCCAGAGAGGAGCTGATAGAGCGAGGGTTACTGAAGGACGTCCCAGAGAATG AGAGCAATGACGTGAATCACAAAGCTCCTCCAGTGAAGAATGGACACACTGCTCCAGTGCCTGGAGAGCGCAGGCCAGATGCAGGCTCAGAGGTCAAGGCGCCTTCTTCACGGCCACAGGGAGAAGAACAGAGGAACAGCCTCGCACCTGAACCGGAGCGCCGCAACCGAGCGCCCTCCGACGTTAGTCGCAACCGTCAACCACTGGACGTGGATGCTCGGACACGGTTACCACCTGAAACAGACCGACGCAGCCGACTGGAGTCGGACATGGAGAGACGAGCAGGATCGTTACCTAGGGACAGACAAGGACAGGAGGAGGGACGATACCGGCGTGAGGAAAGAGACGAGAAAGCAAGCAGGGACAGAGATCGACGGGATAGGAAAGACGACAGGGAAGGACGAGGCGAACGTAGAGATGACAGAGACAGACGAGACAAGAGACCGGATAAAGAGGACTGGCACGGTAAAGGCGACCGAGATGAGCGTGAGAAAGATAGGAGGAATGATAGAGAAAAGCGGGAGGAGAAAGACTGGAGAGAAAACAGGGATAGGAAACAGCCACGAGACAGGAAAGAGGATCACGAAAGGCGGGATGAGCCGGAGAGAGTAGACGAGCGAGAACGAAAGGAACAGAACGAAAGAAGGGAAGACAGGGAACGAAGAGAGGAACGGGACAGACGTgaggagagagacagaaaagacGAAAGAGAAAGAAGAGATGTCAGGAGGCCAGAACCCGTGAAACAAGTGTCTGATGCGAAACCAGTCAGGCCTCAGTCAGAACAGGACCGGCGGCCCATTCTTCAGAAGAGCACGTCTGATATTGGACAGAAGGTCCGGCCCGTTTCAGAGGCCATCCAGAGCAGCACACTGCCACGATACACAGCCGCAGAGGAAGAATCAAGGGCACGAGCAG CTTCAACATTACAAAGAAATTACAAAGCTTCGCCTCCTCAGTACTGGACGAGCTGGAGATGGCAGGCCGAATCTGGAGTCTATCTCTCCCTGCCAACCTACCTCAGCCAAAGGGGCGCTCAGCTCCGCCCAG TGGATTCCTCTCAAGTCCCGGTCCCAGTTAAGCGATCTCCTCCCATTCCCCCAAAGAGGATGACTCCTGTGACCAAACGCCACTCAGACGACTCTTCGGCCAATCAGCCTGAGGCTCCGCCCCCCGGCCCAACCTCCGTTCCGGTCCCAGCCCCTGTTTCTGCCCCGCCCCCTGCCCAATCAGACGACAGCAGAAACTCAAACTCTGAAGCGCTCTCTCCTCCACCAACCCATATCCCGCCATCCCCTCCTCGCGCACACCCGTTCCCTGAGGTCCCCCACGTGGACCCACCCAGCCCCACTACAGAGCCGCCCTCGCAGCCGCCCATACCTCTGCATATACGCATCCAGAGAGCCTTGAACAGTCCAGGCCCGGTCCAGCCCAACCCGGAAGGATCCCAGCGAGCTCATTCGCTTCTGTTTGAATTGCCACCGGACTTTCTCACTGAAGCCCCAGGAGGGGGGCGATACTCGCTTCCTGTCACTATCGAACCTTTGCGACT GCCTGAGGATGATGATTTTGACATTGAAGAAGAGCTGCAGAAGCTACGGCCCGCCCCTCGGCCCACACGACAGCCCAATCTGGAGCCACGCAGCCGCCGCGGCCTGGTGGAAGACCCGCGGGTCAGTGTCATTCCTGAGGACGCGGCACATGGAAACAGCGATGACGAGGAAAGCGATTCTGATGGATCCATCAAGTAcagagatgatgatgatgaagaggatgatgatgatgacgaggATGTTCCCACAA GTGGTCTTGCGAGCCGCGTGAAGCGTAAGGACACTCTGGCGCTAAAGCTGGAGCGTCAGCAGGAGAAAGAGCAGTCCCAGGACCAGGAGAGCATCACCTGGAAGAACAAAGAGCAGTGGGAAGCTATCCGCAACAAGATCGGCACCACCCTCACaag GAGGTTGAGTCAGAGACCCACAGCACAAGAGCTTGAGCAGAGAAACATCCTACTAG CCAAGAATGAAGCAGACCGACGGGCGGAAAGGAGTGAAATCAAGCGCAGACTGACCAGAAAG TTGTCACAGAGGCCTACAGTAGCTGAGCTGCAGGCCAGAAAAATCCTGCGCTTTCATGAGTATGTGGAGTGCACTCACGCTCAAGACTACGACCGGCGCGCAGACAAACCCTGGACCAAACTCACACCTGCTGACAAG GCGGCCATAAGAAAAGAGCTGAACGAGTATAAGAGCTCAGAAATGGAAGTTCATGAGGACAGCAGGATATACACCAG GTTTCATCGGCCATAA